TTCGCGCGCACCGCGTGGCGCACCAGCGCGTCGGGGTCGTTGCGCATCTCGGTGTACAACAGGCCTTCGACCGATGGCCGCACGCGGTCCACGATTGAGCGCAGGCCGCGCGGGCGGTTCACCGAGGGCTGGCGCAGCTCCTCGAGCGTGGCCAGGATCGCGCCGCACTGCGTGTGACCCAGCACCACGACCAGCCGCGCGCCCGAGCGCGTGGCCGCGAACTCGACGCTGCCGATCTGCGACGGCGCCACGATGTTCCCCGCCACCCGGATCACGAACAGGTCACCGAGCCCCTGGTCGAACACCAGCTCGGCGGGCACGCGCGAGTCCGAGCAGCCGAGGACGATCGCGAACGGCTCGAGCGCCTTGGCCAGCTCGGCGCGGCGCTCGTGGG
This Myxococcota bacterium DNA region includes the following protein-coding sequences:
- a CDS encoding carbonic anhydrase, with protein sequence MIPAREALNRLREGNRRFVDGVRSADVPLTHERRAELAKALEPFAIVLGCSDSRVPAELVFDQGLGDLFVIRVAGNIVAPSQIGSVEFAATRSGARLVVVLGHTQCGAILATLEELRQPSVNRPRGLRSIVDRVRPSVEGLLYTEMRNDPDALVRHAVRANVGISVSHLRHGSELLEQMIERDELLVVGAEYSLETGVVEFFDDGG